The segment CAGCGCGTTGGCCCGCCCGCGGGTGGCGTGCTCCTCCTGCCGGGTGGCCATGTAGGACGGGCACATCACCCCGGCCGCATCTTTGCGGCACAACCCGATGTTCATGCACCGGTCCGCCGCCCCGCGCATGCCGCCGACCACCGAGAAATCCAGCCGGGTACGCAGCGGCGGCGCCTCCGGCAGCGCGGCGTCGCGCAGGTGCTCGGTCATCGCCGGCGCGTCGACGATCTTGCCGGGGTTCATCCGGTTCTCCGGGTCGAAGATCGCTTTGACGGTACGCATCGCCTCGTACAGGTCGTCGCCGAAGATCTCCCGGTTGAACTCGCTGCGGGCCAGACCGTCACCGTGCTCACTGGAGTTGACCCCGCCGTACTCGCGTACCAGATCCTTGACCTCGACCGCGACCGCGCGCATGGCCCGGACCTGCTCGGGCCGGCGAACGTCGACGAACGGCCGGATGTGCAGGCAGCCGACCGAACAGTGCCCGTAGAACCCGGCCCGCAGACCGTGCCGTTCCAGGATCTGCTGGAAGCGCCGGGTGTAGGCGGCCAGATGCTGCGGGTCGACCGCGGTGTCCTCGACGAACGCGAGCGGCCGCAGCGTCCCGGTGCTGGCGGCCATCAGCAGGCCGAGGCTGGACTTGCGGACCTTCAGCAGGCCGGCCTGCTGCTGGGCGGTCACCGCGCGCAGCGTGTGGTAGCCGTGGCGGTGTTTGTCCCATAACCCGATCAGCCGGTCGAGCTGCGCGACCTGCTGCCGTTCGTCGTCGCCGCTGAACGACACGAACAGCAGCGCCTCCGGGTCGCCCTCGAGGATCTGGCCCAGGTCGGCGTACTCGATCTTCTGGCGGGACAGGTCGAGGATCGTGCGGTCCATCATCTCGACGGCGGCCGGATCACAGCTCAGGGCGTCCTCGGTGGCCTCGATCGCGGCCAGCGTCGAGGTGAAGTGGCCGACCGCGATCACCGTGTGCTTCGGCTTGGGCACCAGGTCGACCACGGCCTCGGTGACGGTCACCAGGGTGCCCTCGGAGCCGACCACGAACGGAGCCAGGTTGAACTCCGGATCGTCGGCCAGCCGGTCGAGCCGGTACCCGCAGGCGCGCCGCCAGTAGGGCGGGAAGCCGGCGATGATCTCGTCGGTCAGCAGCGGCGGCAGGCGCCGGTAGAGCTCGCCCTCCAGCGTTCCGGCGGCGGCCCGCTGCTGCCGGCCGGCGGCGAATCGGGTACGGGAGGCGTCGGCGAGCACGACGTCGAGCTCACGGACATGGTCGATGGTCATCCCGTAGCGGACCGAGCCGCTGCCCGCCGAATTGTTGCCGATCATCCCGCCGATCGTGGCCCGATTGCTGGTCGAGGTGTCCGGGCCGAACACCAGGCCGTGCGCGGCGGCGGCCCGGTTCAGCTGGTCCTGCACCACGCCGGGCTGCACGCGGGCCAGCCGCCGCTCCGCGTCGATCTCCAGGATGTTCCGCATGTGCCGGGAAAGATCGAGGACCAGGCCCGGTCCGATGGTCTGGCCGGCCAGGCTGGTGCCGGCGCCGCGCGGCACTATCGGTACGCCGTACCGGCCGGCGA is part of the Actinoplanes sp. NBC_00393 genome and harbors:
- a CDS encoding FAD-binding and (Fe-S)-binding domain-containing protein, with the protein product MSDLKHDLEKELEGEVGFDAYTRHLFARDASMYSIRPLGVAFPRHADDVAAAVEIAGRYGVPIVPRGAGTSLAGQTIGPGLVLDLSRHMRNILEIDAERRLARVQPGVVQDQLNRAAAAHGLVFGPDTSTSNRATIGGMIGNNSAGSGSVRYGMTIDHVRELDVVLADASRTRFAAGRQQRAAAGTLEGELYRRLPPLLTDEIIAGFPPYWRRACGYRLDRLADDPEFNLAPFVVGSEGTLVTVTEAVVDLVPKPKHTVIAVGHFTSTLAAIEATEDALSCDPAAVEMMDRTILDLSRQKIEYADLGQILEGDPEALLFVSFSGDDERQQVAQLDRLIGLWDKHRHGYHTLRAVTAQQQAGLLKVRKSSLGLLMAASTGTLRPLAFVEDTAVDPQHLAAYTRRFQQILERHGLRAGFYGHCSVGCLHIRPFVDVRRPEQVRAMRAVAVEVKDLVREYGGVNSSEHGDGLARSEFNREIFGDDLYEAMRTVKAIFDPENRMNPGKIVDAPAMTEHLRDAALPEAPPLRTRLDFSVVGGMRGAADRCMNIGLCRKDAAGVMCPSYMATRQEEHATRGRANALVKALSEADPKAALGDERLHGILDLCLMCKACKSECPLGVDLAALKAETLAQRHDTHGVPMRSKIFGRIRALNRLGSATAPLSNLPGRIAPLRRIMQRRLGIAAARPLPRFERANLIRWFRGRPGGPDGPGVVLLADSFTTFTEPAIGRAAVELLTAAGWRVRLESGGCCGRASYSKGLLDDARQQAQALARRLAGSDAPIVGCEPSCVLTLRDEHRQLLPDDPQVREVSGRVRQIEELLVEAIDAGRLTLSGTPQRILYHGHCHQKAEVGTAATVALLRRIPGADVVEVDAGCCGMAGSFGFEAEHYDVSMTIGESRLFPAVRGEPDTTVVAATGVSCRQQIRHGTQRDALHPLELVRKAVADVAR